The following are from one region of the Prevotella communis genome:
- a CDS encoding nitroreductase family protein, which translates to MNKIIMTLAFMLTSIASHAQLSTEAQAVINNIMTRASVRGFIEKPVEQDKIDLMLRAAMAAPTDKNRQPWHFVVLNTPESIAQYAGEGHHAERMKKTPLVIVVCADTTRMQQGEVRDIWVQDLSASTENLLLAAHALDLGAVWTTIYPLEKRVQDVQQRLNLPGRLIPMCAIRIGYPNPERPAQPKDKWDEQKVTYGLWK; encoded by the coding sequence ATGAATAAGATTATAATGACGCTGGCTTTTATGCTGACAAGCATCGCCAGCCATGCTCAACTGAGCACAGAGGCACAGGCCGTTATCAATAATATTATGACACGTGCCAGCGTGCGTGGGTTTATTGAGAAACCTGTGGAGCAGGATAAGATTGATCTGATGTTGCGTGCTGCTATGGCGGCCCCCACGGATAAAAACCGTCAGCCCTGGCATTTTGTTGTCCTCAATACGCCCGAGAGTATTGCCCAATATGCCGGTGAGGGCCATCATGCCGAGCGTATGAAGAAGACACCTCTGGTCATCGTGGTCTGTGCTGACACCACCCGTATGCAGCAAGGTGAAGTACGTGATATATGGGTACAGGATCTCTCGGCCTCTACTGAGAACCTGCTGCTGGCTGCCCATGCACTCGATCTGGGTGCTGTGTGGACTACCATTTATCCGCTTGAGAAGCGCGTTCAGGATGTACAGCAGAGACTGAATCTGCCTGGTCGCCTGATTCCCATGTGTGCCATACGCATAGGCTATCCCAACCCAGAACGTCCTGCCCAGCCCAAGGACAAATGGGACGAGCAGAAAGTAACCTATGGATTATGGAAGTAA
- a CDS encoding DUF4374 domain-containing protein produces the protein MNYNMIFSKSVLAAVAMAATLTACSSDDDTVNNDENGSVSSAFIFSATNSEGNANYIATVGSLDEGESSVLNNGFETFTATEWFTYKNKYLFRLQYNQGNAGGTSAYFLNSKGEIEQTDYTFDIQRFTTYGVYGDYVMTAAAAASSKVDAKGNAAYGISVTYLDAENGTTRNRDMIMSENFLGTGEYVTLSGMVEANGKLYSAVVPLGLSAYGSEVENGKYIKAGNEDLLAVAESGARTLSTTQYPDSSFVVIYDNEKMENPTIIRTNKMSYASGRMRSQFYQTIWAAENGDIYVFSPSYARLQTDARLKSTHTSKVMRIKAGATEFDETYGAVDLESKAGMPLFRCWSMSGDYFLCQFYGAGINTMGTGANVLGIYQGSTKEFKTIQGLPSTDVITSYSKRPYTENGLTYIAVQTNDGQKPAVYSIDPKTGIAKRGIEIECGTISYAGKLFAVK, from the coding sequence ATGAACTACAACATGATTTTCTCAAAGTCTGTACTGGCTGCGGTGGCTATGGCTGCCACTCTGACAGCTTGTAGCAGTGACGACGACACAGTAAACAATGATGAGAATGGCAGCGTCAGCTCGGCCTTCATCTTCAGTGCAACCAATAGCGAGGGCAATGCCAACTATATCGCTACTGTTGGTTCGCTCGACGAGGGTGAGAGTAGTGTGCTGAACAATGGTTTTGAGACCTTCACCGCCACGGAGTGGTTTACCTATAAGAACAAGTACCTGTTCCGCTTGCAGTACAACCAGGGAAATGCTGGTGGCACATCAGCTTACTTCCTGAACAGCAAGGGCGAGATTGAGCAGACCGACTATACCTTTGACATCCAGCGATTCACCACCTATGGTGTCTATGGTGATTATGTCATGACGGCTGCCGCTGCTGCCAGCAGTAAGGTGGATGCTAAGGGTAATGCTGCCTACGGCATCTCAGTGACCTATCTTGATGCCGAGAATGGCACCACCCGCAACCGTGACATGATTATGTCAGAGAACTTCCTGGGCACAGGCGAGTATGTCACCCTGTCGGGTATGGTTGAGGCCAATGGCAAACTGTATTCTGCTGTGGTACCTCTGGGTCTGAGTGCTTATGGCAGTGAGGTGGAGAACGGAAAGTACATCAAGGCTGGCAATGAGGACCTGCTGGCTGTGGCTGAGAGCGGTGCACGCACGCTGAGCACTACCCAGTATCCAGACTCTAGTTTCGTGGTGATCTATGACAATGAGAAGATGGAGAATCCAACCATCATCCGTACCAACAAGATGAGCTATGCCAGCGGTCGTATGCGCTCACAGTTCTACCAAACCATCTGGGCCGCAGAGAATGGCGATATCTATGTGTTCTCACCTAGTTATGCCCGTCTTCAGACGGATGCCCGCCTGAAGTCAACCCACACGTCGAAGGTGATGCGTATCAAGGCTGGTGCCACCGAGTTTGACGAGACCTATGGTGCTGTGGATCTCGAGTCAAAGGCAGGTATGCCCCTGTTCCGCTGCTGGAGCATGTCTGGCGACTATTTCCTCTGCCAGTTCTATGGAGCCGGTATCAACACCATGGGTACAGGTGCCAATGTGTTGGGCATCTATCAGGGCTCTACCAAGGAGTTTAAGACGATTCAGGGTCTGCCTTCTACCGACGTAATCACTTCTTACAGTAAGCGTCCTTACACAGAGAACGGTCTGACTTATATCGCTGTACAGACCAATGACGGTCAGAAGCCTGCTGTCTATAGCATCGACCCCAAGACGGGTATTGCTAAGCGCGGTATTGAGATTGAGTGTGGAACCATCAGCTATGCTGGTAAACTATTTGCAGTGAAATGA
- a CDS encoding TonB-dependent receptor domain-containing protein, which yields MTQKLFFACLLLATCQNIFADNDDNGSKKTNSKLDTSTPIQLKEVTVVSSSVKRINESAFNAVGVDTKSLQNTTQNLSDALRQVPGVKLREMGGVGSDMQLMLDGFSGKHVKVFIDGVPQEGVGQSFGLNNIPVTYADHIEVYRGVVPVEFGTDAIGGVINVVTKKTARRWYLDASYSYGSFNTHKSNVDFGQYFKNGLTYEINFFQNYSDNNYQIDATGVKHFLEGGGSQQNAKKTERVERLHDAYHNEALVVKVGVLNKSWADRLMLSATLSQSYKEIQTDTRQTVAFGERHRKGWSVMPALEYRKRDLLKGLDVAATLNYNRNMTNNIDTATYEYNWLGDRRYKNGRKGEVSYQDTKAYNDNWNATFRAVYRPVAGHTITLNHLIQSVDRKTNTATVDLSNSINKVTVKRITGLSYQLAPTDRWNATVFVKNYDQRNSGPLALSGNDNTSYVKTHNDVSTLGYGAAAAYYILRGWQLKLSYERACRLPTTDELFGDNDLERGKFELKPERSHNYNLNMNYSHTFDRQHALYLEGGLIYRLTKDYIKRTTENVSGTYYGAYSNHGRVETKGYNVGLRYDYQRWLSVGGNWTQMDVRDDEKTQETGSKQTNLTYGARMPNLPYQFANADMTLRWHDLGGKGNLLSCTYDLFYTHSFPLFSEVYGSASNKMTVPTQTAHNLTLTYAMKHGKYNFSLECHNLTDAKLYDNFNLQKAGRAFYGKVRINIGG from the coding sequence ATGACACAAAAACTATTCTTCGCATGTTTGCTGCTTGCAACATGCCAGAACATATTTGCCGACAATGATGATAACGGCAGTAAAAAGACCAACAGCAAACTAGACACATCAACTCCCATTCAACTCAAAGAGGTTACTGTGGTATCAAGTAGCGTGAAGCGTATCAACGAGTCGGCTTTCAATGCCGTCGGGGTAGATACCAAATCACTCCAGAACACCACACAGAACCTGAGCGATGCCTTACGTCAGGTGCCAGGTGTCAAACTGCGTGAGATGGGTGGCGTGGGTTCCGACATGCAGTTGATGCTGGATGGTTTTTCAGGCAAGCATGTCAAGGTGTTTATCGACGGTGTGCCTCAGGAAGGCGTTGGCCAGTCATTTGGTCTCAACAATATCCCCGTTACTTATGCCGACCATATCGAGGTCTATCGTGGAGTGGTACCAGTGGAGTTTGGTACAGATGCCATTGGCGGTGTAATCAATGTGGTTACGAAGAAAACTGCCCGCCGTTGGTATCTTGATGCTTCCTATAGCTATGGCTCTTTCAATACCCATAAGTCTAACGTTGATTTCGGACAATATTTCAAAAACGGACTGACTTATGAGATTAATTTCTTCCAGAACTATTCTGATAACAACTATCAGATTGACGCTACCGGTGTGAAGCATTTCCTGGAGGGCGGCGGCAGTCAGCAGAATGCTAAGAAAACAGAGCGCGTAGAGCGTCTGCACGATGCCTATCACAACGAGGCTTTGGTGGTTAAGGTGGGCGTGCTGAACAAGTCGTGGGCCGACCGCCTGATGCTGTCGGCCACACTATCACAGTCGTACAAGGAGATACAGACCGACACCCGTCAGACGGTGGCCTTCGGTGAGCGCCATCGCAAGGGATGGTCGGTGATGCCTGCCCTGGAGTATCGCAAGCGTGACTTGCTGAAGGGGCTGGATGTGGCGGCTACGTTGAACTATAACCGCAACATGACAAATAATATCGATACTGCTACCTACGAGTATAACTGGTTGGGCGATCGCCGCTATAAGAACGGACGTAAGGGTGAGGTGTCTTATCAGGATACCAAGGCCTATAATGACAACTGGAACGCTACCTTTCGTGCCGTCTATCGTCCTGTAGCAGGTCACACCATCACACTGAACCACCTGATTCAGTCGGTGGACCGCAAGACCAATACCGCCACCGTGGACCTCTCCAATAGTATTAATAAGGTGACGGTGAAGCGCATCACGGGACTGTCGTATCAGTTGGCACCCACCGACCGCTGGAACGCTACTGTTTTTGTGAAAAACTACGACCAGCGTAACTCGGGTCCGCTGGCGCTGAGTGGCAACGACAACACAAGTTATGTGAAGACCCACAACGACGTGAGCACACTGGGCTATGGTGCGGCTGCTGCCTACTATATATTACGTGGTTGGCAACTGAAACTGAGTTATGAGCGTGCCTGCCGTCTGCCAACAACCGATGAATTGTTTGGCGATAACGACCTGGAGCGCGGTAAGTTCGAGTTGAAGCCCGAGCGCAGTCACAACTATAATCTGAACATGAACTATAGCCACACCTTCGACCGCCAGCATGCTCTCTATCTGGAGGGTGGTCTTATCTATCGCCTGACCAAGGACTATATCAAGCGCACCACAGAGAATGTGAGCGGCACCTACTATGGTGCTTACTCGAACCATGGACGTGTGGAAACCAAGGGTTACAACGTGGGACTGCGCTATGACTATCAGCGCTGGTTGAGCGTTGGAGGCAACTGGACGCAGATGGATGTGCGCGATGATGAGAAGACACAGGAGACGGGCTCAAAACAGACCAACCTGACCTATGGGGCACGCATGCCCAACCTGCCTTACCAGTTTGCTAATGCTGACATGACGCTGCGCTGGCACGACCTGGGTGGCAAGGGCAACCTGCTGAGTTGCACCTACGACCTTTTCTATACACACAGTTTCCCGTTGTTCTCGGAGGTCTATGGCAGCGCATCGAATAAGATGACAGTGCCCACGCAGACGGCCCACAACCTGACGCTGACCTATGCCATGAAGCATGGTAAGTACAATTTCTCCTTAGAGTGCCACAACCTGACGGATGCCAAGCTCTATGACAACTTCAATCTGCAGAAGGCCGGACGTGCTTTCTATGGCAAGGTGCGTATCAACATTGGAGGGTAA
- the aroQ gene encoding type II 3-dehydroquinate dehydratase encodes MKIQIINGPNLNLLGVREPGIYGSESFEVFLPKLQERYPDIEIDYYQSNVEGELINKMQEVGFSCDGIVLNAGAYTHTSIALHDCIRSLRCPVIEVHISNVHQREEFRHKSMISAACKGVICGFGLDSYRLAIEALSPLS; translated from the coding sequence ATGAAAATACAGATTATCAATGGGCCCAACCTGAACCTGCTGGGGGTGCGCGAGCCAGGCATCTATGGCAGTGAGTCGTTCGAAGTTTTCCTGCCTAAACTGCAGGAGAGATACCCCGATATTGAGATAGATTACTATCAGAGCAATGTGGAGGGCGAACTGATCAACAAGATGCAGGAGGTGGGCTTCAGCTGCGACGGCATCGTGCTGAATGCAGGGGCTTATACGCATACCAGCATAGCGCTGCACGACTGCATCCGCTCGCTGAGATGTCCTGTGATAGAGGTGCATATCTCTAACGTACACCAGCGCGAGGAGTTCCGCCACAAGTCCATGATTTCTGCTGCCTGCAAGGGTGTGATTTGTGGATTTGGACTGGATAGCTATCGCCTTGCAATAGAGGCCTTAAGCCCCCTAAGTTAG
- a CDS encoding O-methyltransferase, with product MSNNNNIAIGSDPQPPNLGGDVEHYILSHIEPEPDYLYRLWRATNIYMLHGRMASGHLQGRLLKMLVQMIRPRRILEVGTFSGYSALCMAEGLEEGGKVYTFEINDEQEDFTRPWIEGSPMADKVEFIIGDAIKEAPKLGLEFDMAFIDGDKRTYVETYEMVLKILRPGGFILADNTLWDGHVTDPAYDRDHQTQGIRRFNDHIAQDTRVEQVILPLRDGLTLIRKK from the coding sequence ATGAGTAATAATAATAATATCGCAATCGGTTCAGACCCCCAACCCCCTAACTTAGGGGGCGACGTGGAACACTATATCCTCTCCCACATAGAGCCGGAGCCCGACTATCTGTATCGTCTGTGGCGCGCCACCAACATCTATATGTTGCACGGACGAATGGCCAGCGGACACCTGCAGGGACGACTGCTGAAGATGCTGGTACAGATGATACGTCCCAGGCGCATCCTGGAGGTGGGCACATTCAGTGGCTACAGCGCACTCTGCATGGCCGAGGGACTGGAGGAAGGCGGCAAGGTCTATACCTTCGAGATCAACGATGAGCAGGAGGACTTCACACGTCCGTGGATAGAGGGCTCGCCCATGGCCGATAAGGTAGAGTTCATCATCGGCGATGCCATCAAGGAGGCACCAAAACTGGGACTGGAGTTTGATATGGCCTTCATCGATGGCGACAAGCGCACCTATGTAGAGACCTACGAGATGGTGCTCAAGATACTGCGTCCAGGCGGATTCATCCTGGCAGACAACACGCTGTGGGACGGACACGTGACAGACCCAGCCTACGACCGTGACCACCAGACACAGGGCATACGTCGCTTTAATGACCATATAGCGCAGGACACAAGAGTGGAACAGGTTATCCTGCCCCTGCGCGACGGACTGACACTTATTAGAAAGAAATAA